CGCTCGAGTCGCTGGTGCACGTGCTGCGGCCCAAGCGCATGCTCGTGATCCTCGATAACTGCGAACACCTCGTCGCCGGCGCAGCGCGCGTCGCGGACGCGTTGCTGCGCGGCTGCCCGCGCGTGCAAATCATCGCCACCAGCCGCCAAGGGCTAGGCATCGACGGCGAGAGCGTGCTGCGCGTCTCCTCGTTACCGGTGCCCGAACAGATCGAAGGCATCAAGGCCGCTGATGCGATCGGCTACGGTGCCATCGCACTTTTCGTGGAGCGCGCCTCCAACGCGGTCGAGAGCTTCCGGCTGACCGATGAGAACGCCACGACGGTCGCGCAGATCTGCCGACGCCTTGACGGCATCGCCTTGGCCATCGAACTGGCCGCGTCGCGCATCAAGATGCTGACGCCGACGCAATTGCTCGCGATGCTGTCCGAGCGCTTCCGCGTTCTCACCGGCGGCAAGCGAACGGCGCTGCCGCGCCAGCAGACCATGCGCGCGGCCATCGACTGGAGCTACGACCTGCTCGATGAGAACGAGAAGCTCATGTTCCGCCGCCTTGCGGTCTTCGCCGGCGGCTGCACGCTTGAGGCCGCGCGCGAGATCTGCGGCGACGAGGCGATCGGGCAGTGGGAAGTGTTCGAACTGCTCTCGTCGCTCGTCGACCGCTCGCTCGTCGTCAGCGAAGCCAGCGGCGCCGAGCAGCGCTACCGGCTGCTCGAGTCGACGCGCCAGTATGCGCTTGAGAAGCTCGAGCAGAGCGGCGAGCTCGACCGCATGCAGCGGCGCCACGCCGCGTATTATGCGGCGATGGCCGAGAAGGCGTATGCGACCTGGGATGCGACGCCGACGTTTGCATGGCTGGAGCCGCTTGAAGCCGATTACGACAACTTCCGGGCCGTCGTGGATTGGGCGCTGACCGAGAAGCACGACGTCGAACTCGGCGCGCGGCTTACGGGCGCGTTGTGGCGCTTCTGGCGCGAGGGCCCGTACAAGGCGGAAGGCCGCATCCTCGTGCTGGCGGCATGCAAGCTGGCCGAAGGCACCATCTCGCCTGCGACGAGCGTGCGCGTGTGGCTTGCGGCCGCATCGAGTGCGGCGGGCGTCGGGTTATGGTCCTCGATGCTGGACTGGGCGTCAAAAGCGCTCCAGCTCTCCGCCGGTCTTGGTGATCGCGCGGGCGAGGCCTGGGCCAGATTGGGAATGGGCGAGGCGCTGCTGCGCTTGAGCCGTTTCGAGGAATCGCTCGCCCAACTCGATATCGCCATCGCGCTCTTCAAAGAACTCGGCGAGCGCAGGGGCGCCGTGGCTGCCAAGACCAGCCTGGCCCGCAACCACGACTTCCAGAAGCACACCGCTCGCGCGCGGCCGCTTTACGAGGAAGCGCTTGCGAGCGCGCGTTCGATCGGCGACGAGCGCAGTGCCGCATCCATCCTCAACAATCTGGCCGAGAACGTATTTGAGTTCGATGGCGACGCGCGGCGCGCGCTCGAGCTGGCGCAGGAGGTCGTCGCCCACTACACGCGGGTGAAAGACAAGACCGCAATGGCGCTCAACAATAACAACATGGCAGCCTATCTCATCGCGCTCGGGCGAGTCGACGAAGCGCACCAATGCGGTGTGGATGCGGTGCGCAATGCGCGCGATGCCCAGGGCGTGGTCCAGCTGGCGTTCGCCCTCCAGCATCTCGCCGCGGTGGCGCTCGCGCGGGGTAGTGATCAGCGCGCAGCCAGGATAGCGGGCTATTCTGCCTCGCGCCTCGCCGAGCTCGGAGCGATCTTGGAATACACCGAGCAACAGGAGCGCGACAAGATCAATGCCGCGTTGCGCGACCGCCTCGGCGATGCTCAACTCGGCGCGCTGCTCAAAGAGGGCGCGGCGCTGGGCGAAGACCAAGTGATAGAAGAAGCGCTCCGGAGTTGACGTTCTAAGCCCTTTCCCAGCTTTCTGTGTTTGATTCAAGCGCCTTTTAATCAAGCATTCACAACCTATGCACATAGCGGGTACGTATAATTGACGTACCATGTCGAACATACGCGCGGCCGGACACGGCAAGGACTCGATCGGCGAGATCAGCCGGCTGCTGCCTCAGATCTACAAGAAGTACCGCGCGCCCTTCGCGCGGCGCATCGCTGGCTCCGACCTCACCGTTCGCGGAGCGCTCCTGTTGCGCGCCGTGGACGTGCTGCCTGACGCCACCGTAGGCGACGTCGCGCGCGAGATGGCGGTCACCGCAAGCACGGCGTCGATCGTGCTCTCCGGACTGGAACGCAAGGGACTGCTGCGCCGCCGCTATCGCGTCCTCGGGCGCAGCCGCACCGCGCTTGAACTCACGGCTGCCGGCCGGCGCGCGCTCGCGTCGCTGCGCCCGTCGCTCAACCCGAGTCTCCTTTCCGCCGCGCTGCGGCGGCTGCGTCCCTCGGATCGCGATATGCTGCTCGAAGGTCTCCGCCGGCTCGACTCAGTCGAGATCCCTCAAGAAAGACGCATTTCATGAAACGCATCTACATCATCATCGCCGCGGTGATCGTCGTGGCGGTCCTCCTGTTCTTCGGCATCAGAGCCCTCACGTCGAAGAGCGCCACGCCTCGCTATCTCACGGCGCCGGTCACGCGCACGGATATCAATGCGACCATCCAGGAGACGGGCACCGTGAACCCGGTCAACGAGGTGCAGGTCGGCACCCAGGTCTCCGGCACGATCAACAATCTGTACGTCGACTATAACTCGATCGTGCACAAAGGCCAGGTCCTGGCCACGATCGACCCGACCACCTTCCAAGCGGCCGAGACACAATCACAAGCAGCGGTGGCACAGGCCCAGGCCAACGCGTCTGCCAGCCAAGCGACGATCGCGCAGATGCAGGCATCGGTCGCCAGTGCCCAGGCGAACTATCAAAAGACGCTGGCGGCGCTGAATCTGGCGCAGACGACGTTGCAGCGCGATCATTCGCTCATCAGCCAAGGTTATATCCCCCAAAGCCAGTTGGATACCGATGCCGCGGCCGAACGATCGGCGCAGGCCGACGTCAACGCCGCGGCGATGGTCGTAAACGAAGCGAAAGCGCAGCATGACGCGTCACAGCATCAGTCCGCCGCCTCCGACGCTCAGGTCGGTTCCGCCCAGGCGCAGCTGCAGCAAAGCACCTACAACCTCAACCGCGCCACGATCACCAGCCCGATCGACGGCATCGTCGTGTCGCGCGGCGTGAGCATCGGTCAGACGGTGGCCGCTTCGTTTCAGACCCCGACGCTCTTCGTCATCGCATCGACCCTGAAGGACATGCAGGTCGACGTCTCGGTCAACGAGGCGGACGTCGGTGCGTTGCGCGCGGGTCAAAGCGCGGTCATCACGGTGCCCGCCTACCCGAACACGATCTTCAATGGCACGGTCGCGCAGGTCCGCGTCAATCCCACGACCATCGCCAACGTGGTGACCTATGACGCCGTGGTCGCCATCCACGATGTCACTGCGCGCCTCAAGCCGGGCATGACCGCGAATGTGACCATTTCGGTGGCCAAACGACCCAACGTGCTCACCGTGCCGGCCGCTGCGCTGTTGTTCAAGCCGCGTGTCGGGTCGAGCGCGCCGGCCGCCGCGCCGGCTGGGCCGGGCGGGCCGGGGGTTTTAGGCGCCACGGTCACCACGGCGACGCCTCCGCCGCTTGCAGGCGCTCCCGGTTCGCGTGCGGTGGTGTGGACGTTGAGCGCGAGCAAGACGCCGCAGCCCGTGCAGATCGTCATCGGCATGTCCGACGGGGTGAACTTCGAGGTCCGCAGCGGTGCTCTCAAAGAAGGCGACAAGGTGATCATCGGCATGCTTCAGTCGCGATCCAGCCGCACGAGCACTCCGTGAACCAGTCCGAAACGTCCGCTGCGTCGGTGCCGGTCATCGACGCCCGCGACCTTCACAAGGTCTATCATCTTGGCGCGATGGACGTGGCGGCGCTCAACGGTGTGTCGCTGCGCGTCGAGCGCGGCGAGTTCGTGGCCATCATGGGCGCTTCCGGGTCGGGCAAGTCCACGTTCATGAACCTGATCGGCTGCCTTGACCGGCCCACCTCGGGCGACTATTTCCTGGAAGGCGAGAACGTCTCGCGCATGTCGAGCGATCAGCTCGCCGCGATCCGCAACCGGCGCCTCGGGTTCGTGTTCCAAGGTTTCAACCTGCTCAGCCGCACGTCGGCGCTTGAAAACGTGGAGCTGCCGCTTCTGTATTCGGGTGTGGCCACTGAAGAGCGCGCCGTGCGCGCGCGCCAGGCGCTGGACACGGTCGGGCTTGCGGATCGAGCGGACCACAATCCGAACGAGCTTTCCGGGGGCCAGCAGCAGCGGGTGGCGATCGCGCGCGCGCTTGTCAACAACCCGTCGCTCGTCTTGGCGGACGAGCCGACCGGCAACCTCGATAGCCGCAGCACGAAGGACATCCTAGCGGTGTTCAAAGAGCTCAACGACAAGCGCGGCATCACCATCGTCATGGTGACGCACGAACCCGACGTCGCCTCCTGGACACGCCGGACCGTCGTCTTCCGCGACGGCCTCGTCATCGAGGACCACCCGTCCGTAGCCGCCTCGCAGGTGATGGCATGAATTTCACCGCTCTCCTCCGCGTCGCGTGGCAGGCGCTGGTGCGCAACGCCTTTCGCTCGCTGCTCACGATGCTGGGCATCATCATCGGCGTCGGCGCGGTGATCACGTCGATGGCGATCGGCAACGGCGCGAGCGCCGCGGTCGCAGCGCAGCTGGCGCGGCTGGGCAGCAATCTGATCATCGTGATCCCGGGCAGCGTCATCACCGGCGGCGTCAACCTCGGCGCCGGTGCGCGCACGTCGCTCAAACCGCAAGACGCGACTTCGATAGCGAACGATATTCCGGGCATCGCCGGCGTCGCGCCGCAGTCTAGCGACAGCGGGCAAGTGGTCGCGGCGGGCAACAACTGGGCGACATCGATCCTCGGCACGAGTCCGTCGTGGCTGCAGGTGCAGAACTGGACCGTGGCACAGGGGCGTTTCTTCACGGCCGACGATATGAAGAACGCAACGAAAACGGCGGTGCTCGGCAACACCGTCGCGTTGAACCTCTTCCCGGCCGGCGATGCGGTCGGCAGCACGGTCACCATCAAAGGTGCACCGTTCACGGTCATCGGCGTGCTCGCGCCCAAGGGCCAGAGCGGCTTTGGCCGCGACCAGGACGATCAGGTCGTGGTGCCCCTCACGTCCATGCAGCTGCGCATCAACGGCAATCCATGGCTCTCGTCGATCACGATCTCAGCGGCTTCGCCGGACGCTGTGGCAAGCGTTGTCAGCTCGGTCGAAGGATTGTTGCGGCTCAACCACCGCCTGGCGCCCAACCAGCCGGACGATTTCTCGGTGCGCAACATCGCCGACGTCCAAGCCGCCGCGAGCGCGACCGCCAGCATCCAATCGCTGTTACTCGCGGGCGTGGCGGCCGTATCGCTCATCGTGGGCGGGATCGGGATCATGAACATCATGCTCGTCTCGGTCACCGAACGCACGCGTGAGATCGGCATCCGCATGTCGATCGGCGCGCGCGAGCGCGACGTGCTCATGCAATTCCTGGTCGAGGCGATCACGCTGGCGTGCGTCGGCGGATTGATCGGCGTCGCGCTCGGACTCACGGTTTCCGTGATCACGTCCAAGCTCGCGGGCTGGAACGTGATCATCGCGCCGCAATCGGTCGTGCTCTCGTTCGGCTTCGCCGCCCTGATCGGCATCGTGTTCGGGTTCTATCCAGCGCGGCGCGCGTCGCAGCTCAATCCGATCGAAGCGCTCCGGCACGAGTAGGATAGCGGAGTTGAGCGAAGTGTTGGCGCATGTAAGCTTGATGAGACGAGCAACTATTGTATGCGGCGCCCTGTTGGGCATGATGTCAGCCGTCGGTCTCGCTATGACTCGGGCGCACGCGGCCTCGTCGGCCCCGATCAGCGTCATGCGCTGCGACCTCGAAGTCAAAGGCGGCCGAGCGGGTGGATATTCCGCCCCGACGGGATTCAACGGATACGTCAGCGGCTACACGCCGGGCGCGCCGTATTACTTCAACGATCCCGCCGGCAGGACGTATTACCAACCACCGACCTCATCATCGGCGAACCTGTATATCGACTTCAGGAACGCGACCAGCAACGAGATGAAAGTCATCGAATTCGGCGCCGAAGTGCGAGGCGTGCTGGTGGCCGAGGCTCGCGATCAGGGCAAGTTTTCGCCCAACGCGGAGATCAAACGCAAATACGGTGTGAATCCGAATATCGTTCCGACCCCCGGTGTGAAGCTGACATGTCTGGCGTTGAAGATCGAGTACGCCGACGGAAGCGTCTGGACCGACCCTCGCCTGCCGTCGCCAAGCGCGACGCTGTACCAAGGGCATCCCTAAACCGACGGAAAGGCGGCTCTTATGCGTCGCGCCACACTCCTGACTGTTTCAATGTTGGCCCTGGTGCTCGCTTTGCCAGCTTTGGCTCGGGCGGACTATGCTGGGGAAGCGCAAACTAAAAAACTCCTCCCCCTGCTTGGAACTTGGACGTGCAGCGACAGTAGTGGTGTAAATCCGGCTCTACGGAAGCCCGAAATTTGGACGGTCACGCTAGAAGGCGGTTGGGTCGTCTCGACGATCACCGGGAACAACCCGGGCACGAACTACAAGCGATTTGACCTTGTCTTGCAAAAGTACATTCAAGTCGACATACGTTTCGACATCGGCGCGGAGGGCGGGGCGTCCACTTCTGAAACGAGCGATAGCGATCCGCTCAACGCGACCTGGACACGGTCAAACCCCTTTGACTACCCCACTAGTTGGTATGATTCGTCTCCGGAGAAGGAGACGTTTTCGGGCAACAGGCTCACGTTGGCTGGGCAGTACATTCACGGCGCAAAAGCCGCTGCCTATGAACAGGTCTGTACTAAATCATAGTCGTGGCGGAGACCCACCTACGCAACTCCGCGATCTCTTGAGAGCCGGTCGGCCCCCGAGGCGGCCTGGATTCGGACTTCCGGCAGCTGCTCAAGCGCGCCGGCCTGCCGGATGCAGGACCACGCGCCATGCGCCACACGTTTGCGACATTGGCGCTGTTAGCAGGGCAAAACCCGCTGGCGATCAGCAACGCGCTTGGACACTACGACCCGGGCTTCACCCTGCGTGTTCTTGCCCGCGTTGAACCGAGCGTGGCCGCCCAGGGAGCAAGCGCTACGAACGACGTGCTGCAAACCCGGCAAGACGAGGGAGGTCCCATCGCCGCTGTCGGCGCACAAAATCTACCCCAGTAAGGCTTTTCGGGTCCGAGTGTGTACCGAAGACACCGAAGAAGCAAAGCTCCGTCCTACACAGGTTCCCGCGATTACGGGCAGGTGACCGAGTGGTTAATGGTAGCAGACTGTAAAGACGCGAGACCCACTTTCACCCCGTTGCATACAGCAGCGGGGTGAGTCATTTATCGCGGTGGCATAAGGCTTTGCTCTTTCAGCGAGTGGTGACGACTGGCATAGGCTAGCGCCTCAAGTGTGTACTAAAGTGTGTACTAACGCGTGCTGCCAGATGGTCCGTGACCAAGGCGCGACCACGGCTCTCTAGTTCGAATTTGAAGGAAGGAACGTTAATCAGCTAAACGAACGCACTGCGTTGCGTTCGAGCACGAAAATCGGACCCACTCCATCCCCCGCTCAAACAGCCGTGACGCTCAGCGATCCTGATACACCCGTGTAACACAAAACTGGCGGCAATCGTATTGCCCTCTTCGTTTCACCCGCTGTATATCTCGGCCGTGACGCTAGGCGGCATTGTCTTGGCGCTCTTGGGCGCCTACCTCTTCGGCCGCGCAAGCGCCGTTGCAGAAGCATACGGCAAGAAGGTGACGGAGCGTGGCGGTCCGTCACCAGTATTGCGTTTCATAGCTCCATCGCTCTACCG
This region of Candidatus Eremiobacteraceae bacterium genomic DNA includes:
- a CDS encoding adenylate/guanylate cyclase domain-containing protein, encoding MADTLAQRRPLPTGTVTFLFSDIEGSTERWERHRAGMKSAVARHEELLHAAIEQHGGLVFKTVGDAFCAAFQTVPDAIAAALDAQRALAKEDFSSVDHLKVRMAIHTGLADERGGDYFGPTVNRVARLLSIGHGGQVLVSGAASDLAQGEMPPKATLRDLGAHRLKDLSHPEQVYQVLAPDLPADFPPLRSLEALPNNLPLQVTLFLGREKDIADIQRRLAKTRLLTLVGTGGVGKTRLSLQVGADLLDQYEDGVWFVELAPMQDPDLIPGVMATIFGVGTTAGRSPLESLVHVLRPKRMLVILDNCEHLVAGAARVADALLRGCPRVQIIATSRQGLGIDGESVLRVSSLPVPEQIEGIKAADAIGYGAIALFVERASNAVESFRLTDENATTVAQICRRLDGIALAIELAASRIKMLTPTQLLAMLSERFRVLTGGKRTALPRQQTMRAAIDWSYDLLDENEKLMFRRLAVFAGGCTLEAAREICGDEAIGQWEVFELLSSLVDRSLVVSEASGAEQRYRLLESTRQYALEKLEQSGELDRMQRRHAAYYAAMAEKAYATWDATPTFAWLEPLEADYDNFRAVVDWALTEKHDVELGARLTGALWRFWREGPYKAEGRILVLAACKLAEGTISPATSVRVWLAAASSAAGVGLWSSMLDWASKALQLSAGLGDRAGEAWARLGMGEALLRLSRFEESLAQLDIAIALFKELGERRGAVAAKTSLARNHDFQKHTARARPLYEEALASARSIGDERSAASILNNLAENVFEFDGDARRALELAQEVVAHYTRVKDKTAMALNNNNMAAYLIALGRVDEAHQCGVDAVRNARDAQGVVQLAFALQHLAAVALARGSDQRAARIAGYSASRLAELGAILEYTEQQERDKINAALRDRLGDAQLGALLKEGAALGEDQVIEEALRS
- a CDS encoding MarR family winged helix-turn-helix transcriptional regulator, with translation MSNIRAAGHGKDSIGEISRLLPQIYKKYRAPFARRIAGSDLTVRGALLLRAVDVLPDATVGDVAREMAVTASTASIVLSGLERKGLLRRRYRVLGRSRTALELTAAGRRALASLRPSLNPSLLSAALRRLRPSDRDMLLEGLRRLDSVEIPQERRIS
- a CDS encoding efflux RND transporter periplasmic adaptor subunit → MKRIYIIIAAVIVVAVLLFFGIRALTSKSATPRYLTAPVTRTDINATIQETGTVNPVNEVQVGTQVSGTINNLYVDYNSIVHKGQVLATIDPTTFQAAETQSQAAVAQAQANASASQATIAQMQASVASAQANYQKTLAALNLAQTTLQRDHSLISQGYIPQSQLDTDAAAERSAQADVNAAAMVVNEAKAQHDASQHQSAASDAQVGSAQAQLQQSTYNLNRATITSPIDGIVVSRGVSIGQTVAASFQTPTLFVIASTLKDMQVDVSVNEADVGALRAGQSAVITVPAYPNTIFNGTVAQVRVNPTTIANVVTYDAVVAIHDVTARLKPGMTANVTISVAKRPNVLTVPAAALLFKPRVGSSAPAAAPAGPGGPGVLGATVTTATPPPLAGAPGSRAVVWTLSASKTPQPVQIVIGMSDGVNFEVRSGALKEGDKVIIGMLQSRSSRTSTP
- a CDS encoding ABC transporter ATP-binding protein — translated: MNQSETSAASVPVIDARDLHKVYHLGAMDVAALNGVSLRVERGEFVAIMGASGSGKSTFMNLIGCLDRPTSGDYFLEGENVSRMSSDQLAAIRNRRLGFVFQGFNLLSRTSALENVELPLLYSGVATEERAVRARQALDTVGLADRADHNPNELSGGQQQRVAIARALVNNPSLVLADEPTGNLDSRSTKDILAVFKELNDKRGITIVMVTHEPDVASWTRRTVVFRDGLVIEDHPSVAASQVMA
- a CDS encoding ABC transporter permease, with the translated sequence MNFTALLRVAWQALVRNAFRSLLTMLGIIIGVGAVITSMAIGNGASAAVAAQLARLGSNLIIVIPGSVITGGVNLGAGARTSLKPQDATSIANDIPGIAGVAPQSSDSGQVVAAGNNWATSILGTSPSWLQVQNWTVAQGRFFTADDMKNATKTAVLGNTVALNLFPAGDAVGSTVTIKGAPFTVIGVLAPKGQSGFGRDQDDQVVVPLTSMQLRINGNPWLSSITISAASPDAVASVVSSVEGLLRLNHRLAPNQPDDFSVRNIADVQAAASATASIQSLLLAGVAAVSLIVGGIGIMNIMLVSVTERTREIGIRMSIGARERDVLMQFLVEAITLACVGGLIGVALGLTVSVITSKLAGWNVIIAPQSVVLSFGFAALIGIVFGFYPARRASQLNPIEALRHE